ACCGATCCGACCTCGGGCGACTTGCGCGCAGACAGCGGGGCGCGTGCGCTCAAGAAGACGTTCAGCAAGCTTGCCGGCACGACCGTCATGCCGAACGCCACCGGCGCGGCCAAGACGCTGGCCGACCTTGGTCTCTCGACGCAGCGCGATGGTACCTTCGTGCTCGACACCAACCGGTTGAAGGCGACGCTCGCCAAGGACCCCGACGGGGTCGCGTCGATGTTCACGACCGGGCTCTATGGCGTCTACGCCACCGTCGACAAGCTGTACCGCAATGCCACCGCGGCAAGCGATCCGGGCTCGCTCGGCGGCTCGATCACACGCTTCACTAAGCAGCTGGGCCAGGTCAAGGAAGACCAGACCACCGTGGCCGCAAAGCAGGAAACCCTGCGCGCGAACCTGACCGCACGCTTCGCCGTCTCCGACAGCCGCATTTCCGCTTCGCAATCGACGCTCTCGTTCATCCAGAACCAGATCGCCGCCTGGAACAAGTCGGACAGCTGACATGCTGGCGATGCGCTCTCCCCAAGAAGCCTACCGCCGCGTCGACTTCGACGCACGCGTCGCTGCGTCCCGGCCGGCCGATTTGGTGCACTTGTGCATCGAGCACCTGATCGGCGCGCTGGGCACGGCGCTGCATTCGGCCGAAGCGGGCGATAACCACCTCAAAAGCCGCTCGCTCACCCGCGCGCTGACGGCGGTCACTGCGTTGCAGCTGGGCGTCAGCGGCGAGGACGGCGTCGCCTCGGCCTTGCGCCACATGTACGAGGCCGCGCGGCGCACGATCCTGGATTGCGCGACCGACTTCGACTCGGCGCGGATCACCACGTTGCGCGCCGATTTCGTCGATATCGGCCGGGCGCTGCGCGGCGGATGAGCCGTTAATCTCCCGATTCGGTTTCTACGCAGGCCGCTGATTACAACGCCGTCCGCGCGCTCGGCCTTGACCTACCTCGGAAACGGATCGGATCGTCCACCCGCAACCGGCAAAAGTCCGGAATAATCCCCTAGGACAATCCTTTAGGGGCACTGCTGGTGGAACACGTTTCCAATCTCATCCTGATCGATCGCGATACGCGCCGCCGCGCATCGATCAGCCATGCGCTTG
The window above is part of the Novosphingobium sp. 9U genome. Proteins encoded here:
- a CDS encoding flagellar protein FliS, with the translated sequence MLAMRSPQEAYRRVDFDARVAASRPADLVHLCIEHLIGALGTALHSAEAGDNHLKSRSLTRALTAVTALQLGVSGEDGVASALRHMYEAARRTILDCATDFDSARITTLRADFVDIGRALRGG